The following proteins are encoded in a genomic region of Enterocloster clostridioformis:
- a CDS encoding PHP domain-containing protein — translation MMNLAYDLHIHSCLSPCGDGDMTPANIAGMAALKGLDIVALTDHNTCRNCPAFMAAAAEYGLLAVPGMEINTSEEVHAVCLFPTLEKALDFDTYVYDRLIKFPNKEEIFGKQQIYDARDQVCASEPNLLINATEISFDSLWNLVRSYDGVMFPAHVDKTANSLIANLGFIPPDSCFKTAEVRDLKKLHQLKRDNPYLEQCRIISNSDAHYLEHINEPNLTIQVEERSAEAVVRALL, via the coding sequence ATGATGAATCTGGCTTATGACCTGCATATCCATTCCTGCCTGTCGCCCTGCGGGGATGGTGATATGACGCCTGCCAACATTGCGGGCATGGCGGCTTTAAAAGGATTGGACATAGTTGCCCTTACAGACCACAATACATGCCGCAACTGTCCGGCTTTTATGGCGGCTGCCGCAGAGTACGGTTTACTGGCAGTGCCCGGCATGGAAATCAATACGTCTGAGGAAGTCCATGCAGTGTGCCTTTTCCCCACATTGGAGAAGGCACTTGATTTTGATACCTATGTTTATGACAGACTGATTAAATTTCCTAATAAGGAAGAGATATTCGGAAAACAGCAGATTTACGATGCCCGGGACCAGGTGTGCGCCTCAGAGCCCAACCTGCTGATTAACGCAACGGAAATATCCTTTGACAGTCTTTGGAACCTGGTCCGATCCTATGACGGCGTCATGTTCCCGGCCCATGTGGATAAGACGGCCAACAGCCTGATTGCAAATCTGGGCTTCATACCTCCGGACAGCTGTTTTAAGACAGCGGAGGTCAGGGATCTGAAGAAACTGCATCAGCTGAAGCGGGACAATCCGTATCTGGAGCAGTGCAGGATTATCAGCAATTCGGATGCCCATTATCTGGAGCATATCAATGAACCCAACCTTACCATACAGGTGGAGGAGCGGTCTGCTGAGGCGGTGGTGAGGGCTCTGCTGTAG
- the pstA gene encoding phosphate ABC transporter permease PstA, whose translation MHLRASLTKFWAYSSMILVTGIILFLFGYVFYRGAGTISWEFLSQSPRGAVLGEEGGIWPAIVGSLCFTATAIVLGGIPAVATALFMVFYCKRRRTEGLIRMVIQCISGIPSIVLGLFAYSFLVRDLAWGRCILSSGVALAVMILPFIEVRAEKTFRELPKQLVQSSYALGCSRFYTIWKIVLPACKGEIVSGVILGGCYAMGATAPLIFTGAVAYSSLPARLTAPAMALPMHLYLLVAQGATSMDAAYGTAFVMMALILISNLLATIYARRSQKKWNIS comes from the coding sequence ATGCATTTGCGCGCATCACTTACAAAATTTTGGGCGTATTCCAGCATGATATTGGTGACAGGCATCATATTGTTTCTGTTCGGATATGTTTTTTACCGGGGGGCAGGCACCATCAGCTGGGAATTTCTGTCCCAGTCACCCAGGGGAGCTGTCCTGGGTGAAGAGGGGGGTATCTGGCCCGCCATTGTGGGGAGCCTGTGTTTTACGGCAACAGCCATTGTCCTGGGGGGAATACCGGCTGTTGCCACAGCTCTCTTCATGGTATTTTACTGCAAAAGGCGCAGGACAGAGGGATTAATCCGCATGGTAATCCAGTGTATCTCGGGGATCCCTTCCATTGTCCTGGGGCTGTTTGCTTACAGCTTTCTGGTGCGGGACCTGGCCTGGGGGCGCTGTATCCTGTCATCGGGCGTGGCTCTGGCCGTGATGATTCTTCCCTTTATAGAGGTCAGGGCGGAAAAGACCTTCAGAGAGCTTCCAAAACAGCTGGTCCAGTCCTCCTATGCCCTGGGCTGTTCCAGGTTCTATACCATTTGGAAGATTGTGCTGCCGGCCTGTAAGGGGGAGATTGTGTCGGGCGTGATACTGGGAGGCTGCTATGCCATGGGAGCAACGGCGCCTCTCATTTTCACGGGGGCAGTGGCTTATTCCAGCCTGCCGGCCAGACTAACCGCACCGGCCATGGCCCTGCCCATGCATCTCTACCTGCTGGTGGCTCAGGGAGCCACTTCCATGGACGCGGCTTACGGGACCGCATTTGTCATGATGGCGCTGATTTTAATCAGCAACCTGTTGGCAACAATTTACGCAAGGAGGAGCCAGAAAAAATGGAACATATCATGA
- a CDS encoding complex I 24 kDa subunit family protein — MACKKQTVPFMGTPEQEAALKSAIAELGDQPGALMPVMQKAQEIYGYLPIEVQTMISDEMGIPLEKIYGVSTFYAQFALQPKGKYKISVCLGTACYVKGSGEIFRKLEELLGITNGECTADGKFSLDSCRCVGACGLAPVMMINGEVYGRLTVDDIPGILAKYN, encoded by the coding sequence ATGGCTTGCAAAAAACAAACTGTTCCCTTTATGGGGACGCCTGAGCAGGAAGCAGCGCTGAAATCAGCGATTGCCGAGCTGGGTGACCAGCCGGGCGCGCTGATGCCGGTTATGCAGAAGGCCCAGGAAATTTATGGTTATCTTCCTATCGAAGTGCAGACCATGATATCTGATGAAATGGGTATTCCGCTGGAAAAAATCTACGGAGTATCCACATTTTATGCCCAGTTCGCGTTACAGCCAAAGGGTAAGTACAAGATATCTGTCTGTCTCGGTACCGCATGTTACGTAAAAGGTTCCGGTGAAATCTTCAGGAAACTGGAAGAATTGCTGGGCATCACCAATGGTGAGTGCACAGCAGATGGCAAATTCTCCCTGGACTCCTGCCGATGCGTTGGCGCCTGCGGACTTGCGCCCGTCATGATGATTAACGGCGAGGTATACGGAAGGCTTACTGTCGATGACATACCAGGCATTTTAGCCAAGTACAACTAA
- the pstC gene encoding phosphate ABC transporter permease subunit PstC: MNKQLNALFSVLIRALTALTVMVLAFVIYFIVKEALPTFDEVAVPDFLLGQRWMPIAYTGEPSFGIFNFIAATLYVSLVAMVLAVTVGLGAAIYLSCVATERMRGILYPFVDLLAGIPSVIYGFMGLTLMVKLFIRAGVHTGSCVLAAGILLAVMLLPFLISSCSETMLKVRKRYQPAADVLGISKWHMVATIVLPGSWKNILLSMILAIGRAMGETMAVMMVIGNANLFPSLLGKSESIASVIALEMGTAVVGSTHYHALYAAGLVLMLLLFLINSVITLLRGRLEQ, from the coding sequence ATGAATAAACAGCTGAATGCATTATTCTCAGTTCTGATAAGGGCCCTGACCGCCCTGACCGTGATGGTCCTGGCCTTTGTCATATACTTTATTGTCAAGGAGGCACTGCCCACGTTCGACGAAGTGGCAGTGCCTGATTTCCTGTTGGGCCAGAGATGGATGCCCATTGCCTACACAGGGGAGCCGTCCTTTGGCATTTTCAATTTTATAGCGGCTACGCTCTATGTATCCCTGGTGGCAATGGTCCTGGCTGTGACAGTGGGGCTGGGAGCCGCCATTTATCTTTCCTGCGTTGCCACGGAACGGATGCGGGGAATCCTCTATCCCTTTGTGGACCTTTTGGCCGGTATTCCATCCGTGATATATGGCTTCATGGGCCTGACCCTTATGGTCAAGCTTTTCATCAGGGCCGGAGTCCACACCGGGTCCTGCGTCCTTGCGGCCGGAATCCTGCTGGCCGTTATGCTGCTTCCTTTTCTGATATCCTCCTGCAGCGAGACCATGCTGAAGGTAAGGAAACGGTATCAGCCCGCCGCGGACGTCCTGGGTATCTCCAAGTGGCATATGGTGGCAACCATTGTCCTTCCGGGGTCGTGGAAGAACATACTGCTGTCCATGATTTTGGCCATCGGACGGGCCATGGGGGAAACCATGGCAGTGATGATGGTCATTGGAAATGCGAACCTGTTCCCCTCCCTGCTTGGAAAGAGTGAGAGCATTGCCTCAGTGATTGCGCTGGAGATGGGAACAGCGGTGGTGGGAAGCACTCACTACCACGCCCTGTACGCGGCGGGACTGGTACTGATGCTCCTGTTGTTCCTTATCAATTCCGTCATCACCCTGCTGCGCGGCAGGCTGGAGCAATAG
- a CDS encoding phosphate ABC transporter substrate-binding protein — MKKFLAVVTSMAMALSLLTACGSNAASTETTTAAASEAASEKETAGKEAEESESAAETAGADSTQFQSSILFCGSTSLYPILSSLASSFTEKYVTWDAVDSSFPDSNISVYVAPGGSGVGVSAAIDGTADFGMLARDIKDSEIEALGEHYQEFVVAKDALTVSVNAENPICGIMDDMPAETIRQIFAGEIATWDQVDSTLPAETINVYIRDLSGGAYEVFQKSVMGDSEVTASATQSASMTELATNIAGDKWGIGYAGFGAYNKANADGQVLTAMKVDGVEATAENIISGAYTIQRPVMFVTGAEITPSEQAFIDYIFSQTGYDVVEANGYIPAFTPEA, encoded by the coding sequence ATGAAAAAATTTTTAGCAGTAGTTACATCCATGGCCATGGCACTCAGCCTTCTGACTGCCTGCGGCTCTAACGCGGCATCAACTGAAACAACAACAGCTGCCGCCAGTGAAGCGGCGTCTGAGAAGGAGACTGCCGGAAAAGAGGCGGAGGAGTCAGAGTCCGCGGCGGAAACAGCCGGGGCAGATTCCACGCAGTTCCAGTCATCCATACTGTTCTGCGGTTCCACATCCCTGTACCCAATCCTGTCATCCCTGGCATCTTCCTTTACTGAGAAGTATGTGACCTGGGATGCGGTGGATTCGTCCTTCCCGGACTCCAATATCTCTGTTTACGTGGCTCCGGGCGGCTCCGGCGTGGGAGTGAGCGCTGCCATTGACGGCACGGCTGATTTCGGTATGCTGGCCAGAGATATCAAGGACTCTGAGATTGAAGCCCTGGGAGAGCATTACCAGGAGTTTGTGGTGGCAAAGGACGCCCTTACTGTGTCGGTCAATGCTGAGAATCCAATCTGCGGCATCATGGACGACATGCCGGCTGAGACCATCCGCCAGATTTTTGCAGGTGAGATTGCTACCTGGGACCAGGTGGATTCCACTCTGCCCGCTGAGACCATCAATGTCTATATCCGCGATTTATCCGGCGGCGCTTATGAGGTGTTCCAGAAGAGTGTCATGGGTGACAGCGAGGTGACTGCGTCCGCAACCCAGTCCGCGTCCATGACAGAGCTGGCCACCAACATTGCCGGAGACAAATGGGGAATCGGCTATGCGGGATTCGGCGCTTACAATAAGGCCAATGCGGACGGACAGGTATTGACTGCCATGAAGGTGGACGGAGTGGAGGCCACGGCTGAAAACATTATAAGCGGCGCGTATACCATCCAGAGACCGGTTATGTTTGTTACCGGCGCAGAGATTACCCCGTCTGAGCAGGCATTTATCGACTACATCTTCTCACAGACAGGATATGACGTGGTGGAAGCCAACGGATACATACCTGCATTTACACCTGAAGCTTGA
- a CDS encoding exonuclease SbcCD subunit D: MKFIHLSDLHIGKRVNGFSVLEDQKYILDQILMIAEEEMPDGVLIAGDVYDKPVPPAEAVQVFDAFLTGLADRNLPVFVISGNHDSPERLAFGGQLMKDRSVYMAPVYDGHVEPIHMEDRYGSLWVYMLPFIKPAVVRRCWPEEGIETFDDAVRCALGHMTGHKKGTDDRNILIAHQFVTGASCCDSEELSIGGLDQVSADLFDYFDYVAMGHIHGPQKVGRDTLRYSGTPLKYSFSEVNHRKSVTVVELLEKGNVTVNTRPLKPLHDMRELKGSYEELTSRDFYQGTAVDDYLHITLTDEEDILDAIGKLRSIYPNVMKLDYDNKRTREGNVVEAAAKADKPPIVLLEELYRLQNNQPMTGQQADFAGKLMEEIWEGSR, from the coding sequence ATGAAATTCATTCATTTATCAGACCTTCATATCGGAAAACGGGTCAATGGTTTTTCCGTGCTGGAGGATCAGAAATATATATTAGACCAGATACTCATGATTGCGGAGGAGGAAATGCCTGACGGCGTCCTCATAGCCGGGGATGTATATGATAAACCTGTGCCGCCTGCCGAGGCAGTGCAGGTCTTTGACGCTTTCCTGACCGGGCTGGCGGACCGGAATCTGCCCGTGTTTGTCATCAGCGGGAACCATGACAGTCCGGAGCGGCTGGCTTTTGGAGGGCAGCTTATGAAGGACAGGAGCGTTTATATGGCGCCTGTGTATGACGGTCATGTGGAGCCGATTCATATGGAGGACAGGTACGGAAGCCTGTGGGTCTATATGCTGCCCTTTATAAAGCCTGCTGTTGTGAGGAGATGCTGGCCGGAGGAGGGCATTGAAACCTTTGATGATGCGGTCCGCTGTGCGCTGGGGCATATGACCGGACATAAGAAAGGGACAGATGACCGCAATATTCTGATTGCCCACCAGTTTGTCACCGGTGCGTCCTGCTGTGACTCGGAGGAGCTGTCCATCGGCGGCCTGGACCAGGTGAGCGCTGATCTGTTCGATTACTTTGATTATGTGGCCATGGGACATATCCATGGACCCCAGAAGGTGGGAAGAGATACCCTGCGCTATAGCGGGACCCCCCTTAAATATTCATTCTCAGAGGTGAACCACAGAAAGTCAGTGACCGTGGTGGAGCTGCTGGAAAAGGGAAATGTGACCGTGAACACCCGTCCCCTCAAACCCCTCCATGATATGCGGGAGCTGAAAGGAAGCTATGAGGAGCTGACCAGCCGCGATTTTTACCAGGGTACGGCTGTGGATGATTACCTTCACATCACCCTTACGGATGAGGAGGATATACTGGACGCAATAGGCAAGCTGCGCTCCATTTATCCCAATGTAATGAAGCTGGATTATGATAACAAGCGCACCAGGGAAGGGAATGTGGTGGAAGCCGCCGCCAAGGCGGACAAGCCGCCCATTGTGCTGTTGGAGGAACTGTACCGGCTTCAGAACAACCAGCCCATGACAGGGCAGCAGGCTGACTTTGCGGGAAAACTGATGGAAGAAATATGGGAGGGAAGCAGATGA
- a CDS encoding [Fe-Fe] hydrogenase large subunit C-terminal domain-containing protein, translating to MDKFYHSVRLDESLCKGCINCIKRCPTEAIRVRGGKASINNKFCIDCGECIRVCPHHAKLATYDKLDVMKKYRYTVALPAPSLYSQFNNLDDVNIVLNALLLMGFDDVFEVSAAAELVSEATRQYISEHEEQLPLISTACPSVVRLIRVRFPNLIPHLLPINPPVEVAAVLAVRKAMEDTGLPREEIGIMFISPCPSKVTYVKSPLGTEKSEIDQVLAIKDVYPKLLACMKTVVGEDYPVIGTSGKIGISWGHSGGEASGLFTENYLAADGIENVIRVLEDMEDQKFTNLRFVELNACNGGCVGGVLTVENPYVAEVKLKRLRKYMPVARSHMHESEENVIKWTTDVQYEPVFRLGNNMMESFSRLNQVERLMKKFPGLDCGSCGAPTCKALAEDIVRGDANETDCVYYLRENLHKLSEEVAVLADDLHNGDRGGQETLRILKEYIQRISDEMSVLDKKDEDED from the coding sequence ATGGATAAATTTTATCATTCCGTAAGGCTGGATGAATCCCTGTGCAAGGGCTGCATCAACTGTATCAAGCGGTGTCCTACGGAGGCCATCCGGGTGCGGGGCGGCAAGGCCAGTATCAATAATAAATTCTGCATTGACTGCGGTGAGTGCATCCGGGTTTGTCCCCACCATGCAAAGCTTGCGACCTATGATAAGCTGGATGTGATGAAGAAGTATAGATACACGGTGGCCCTTCCGGCCCCATCCCTGTACAGCCAGTTCAACAACCTGGACGATGTGAACATTGTGCTTAACGCGCTGCTGCTTATGGGCTTTGACGATGTGTTTGAGGTCAGCGCCGCTGCTGAGCTGGTCAGCGAGGCTACCAGGCAGTACATATCGGAGCATGAGGAACAGCTGCCTCTAATCAGCACGGCCTGTCCGTCTGTGGTGCGTCTGATTCGGGTCCGTTTTCCCAACCTGATTCCCCATCTTCTTCCCATCAATCCGCCGGTGGAGGTGGCGGCTGTTCTGGCCGTCAGAAAGGCCATGGAGGACACGGGACTGCCGAGGGAAGAGATTGGCATTATGTTCATTTCACCCTGTCCCTCCAAGGTGACCTATGTAAAGTCGCCTCTGGGAACGGAGAAGAGCGAGATTGACCAGGTGCTGGCCATCAAGGACGTGTATCCCAAGCTGCTGGCCTGCATGAAGACTGTAGTGGGAGAGGACTATCCTGTTATCGGCACATCGGGAAAAATCGGAATCAGCTGGGGACACAGCGGAGGAGAGGCCAGCGGCCTTTTTACGGAAAATTACCTGGCGGCGGACGGCATTGAGAACGTGATTCGCGTGCTGGAGGACATGGAGGACCAGAAGTTCACCAATCTGCGGTTTGTGGAGCTGAACGCCTGCAACGGCGGATGCGTGGGCGGCGTCCTGACTGTGGAGAATCCATATGTGGCGGAGGTCAAACTGAAACGTCTCCGCAAATACATGCCTGTGGCCAGGAGCCACATGCACGAGAGCGAGGAGAACGTAATCAAATGGACCACCGACGTCCAGTATGAACCCGTTTTCCGCCTGGGAAACAACATGATGGAGAGCTTTTCCAGACTGAACCAGGTGGAGCGCCTTATGAAGAAGTTTCCGGGTCTGGACTGCGGTTCCTGCGGCGCCCCTACCTGTAAGGCCCTGGCAGAGGATATTGTCAGGGGGGATGCCAATGAGACGGACTGTGTTTACTATCTGCGGGAAAACCTGCACAAGCTGTCGGAGGAAGTAGCTGTGCTGGCAGACGACCTGCATAACGGAGACAGAGGGGGACAGGAGACACTGCGTATCCTGAAGGAATATATACAGAGAATCTCGGACGAGATGTCCGTGCTTGACAAGAAGGATGAGGATGAAGATTGA
- a CDS encoding phosphate ABC transporter ATP-binding protein has protein sequence MEHIMTLRNVSASYDGREVLSDLSLDIPAHRITAVIGPSGCGKTTLLRCMNGLLTEERGAFVSGKILLDGQEIKSMQKDVLRRRVGLVFQTPAPFPFSIYKNMTYAPRYYGVRDKAALEALVKEKLRMAGLYDEVREDLGRNALKLSGGQQQRLCIARALTVDPEVLLLDEPCSALDVKSSAVIEEMLTELKKQYTIVIVTHNIAQARRISDYAAFLFGGRLVEWGESEQLFGCPVEEETRAFLAGIYG, from the coding sequence ATGGAACATATCATGACGCTTCGCAATGTCAGCGCATCCTACGACGGCAGGGAGGTGCTGTCTGACTTGTCCTTAGACATACCGGCCCACCGGATTACGGCTGTTATCGGTCCGTCGGGGTGCGGAAAAACCACGCTGCTGCGGTGTATGAATGGATTGCTGACAGAGGAAAGGGGCGCGTTTGTATCGGGAAAAATTTTGTTGGACGGGCAGGAGATAAAGTCCATGCAGAAGGACGTGCTGCGCCGCCGAGTGGGCCTGGTGTTCCAGACACCGGCTCCCTTTCCGTTTTCCATCTATAAAAATATGACATATGCGCCCAGATATTACGGGGTCCGGGATAAGGCGGCCCTGGAGGCACTGGTGAAGGAGAAGCTCCGGATGGCCGGACTGTACGACGAGGTCAGGGAGGATTTGGGCAGGAACGCGCTTAAGCTCTCAGGAGGGCAGCAGCAGAGGCTCTGTATCGCCCGCGCCCTGACCGTGGACCCGGAGGTGCTTTTGCTGGATGAACCCTGCTCTGCCCTGGATGTGAAATCATCTGCCGTGATTGAGGAAATGCTGACAGAGCTTAAGAAGCAGTACACCATTGTCATTGTCACCCATAACATAGCCCAGGCCCGCAGGATATCAGATTATGCGGCATTCCTTTTCGGAGGACGTCTGGTGGAGTGGGGGGAATCGGAGCAATTGTTCGGGTGTCCGGTGGAAGAGGAGACAAGGGCGTTTCTGGCAGGAATCTACGGATAG
- a CDS encoding DRTGG domain-containing protein: MTVKDVRDVLGARVLAGEEFLDREVKSACGSDMMSDVLAFSKDHSVLLTGLCNPQVIRTAEMLDIVCIIFVRGKKPDESMLEMARDRGLVVMETGHRMFSACGMLYQAGLHGGAI; encoded by the coding sequence ATGACGGTTAAGGATGTAAGAGATGTATTAGGGGCCAGGGTACTGGCAGGAGAAGAGTTCCTGGATCGGGAGGTAAAGTCGGCCTGCGGTTCGGATATGATGAGCGATGTACTGGCATTTTCCAAAGACCACTCCGTACTTCTGACAGGTCTGTGCAATCCGCAGGTTATCCGGACAGCGGAGATGTTAGATATTGTCTGTATCATTTTTGTTAGGGGGAAGAAACCGGATGAATCCATGTTGGAGATGGCCAGGGACCGGGGCCTTGTAGTCATGGAAACGGGCCACCGCATGTTCTCTGCCTGCGGTATGCTGTACCAGGCCGGGCTGCACGGCGGGGCTATCTGA
- a CDS encoding (2Fe-2S) ferredoxin domain-containing protein yields MKTLAELQAIREKMQSQVNMRAEDHDHIRVVVGMATCGIAAGARPVLNTLADEVQKRGLTNKISVTQTGCIGLCQYEPIVEVMEPGKDKITYVKMNADKALEVVERHLVGGHPVEKYTMGAEGLK; encoded by the coding sequence ATGAAAACTCTTGCTGAATTACAGGCAATCAGAGAAAAGATGCAGAGCCAGGTCAATATGCGTGCCGAAGACCACGATCATATCCGTGTGGTTGTAGGTATGGCTACCTGCGGTATCGCTGCCGGCGCCAGGCCGGTTCTGAATACACTTGCTGACGAAGTCCAGAAAAGAGGACTTACCAATAAAATTTCCGTTACCCAGACAGGCTGTATCGGCTTATGCCAGTATGAACCCATTGTGGAAGTCATGGAGCCTGGCAAGGATAAGATTACTTATGTGAAAATGAACGCCGACAAAGCCCTGGAAGTGGTTGAGCGCCACCTGGTTGGCGGCCATCCCGTGGAGAAATACACCATGGGCGCTGAAGGTCTCAAATAA
- a CDS encoding ATP-binding protein, translated as MEEVIVLTYDISADDFTRAGEASSDVKRKLKQMGVSPDAIRKVAIAMYEGEINMVIHAKGGVITVEITTEKIKMILADVGPGIPDVKLAMQAGYSTAPDEIRSLGFGAGMGLPNMKKYSDSMDIDTRIGEGTTITMVVNL; from the coding sequence ATGGAGGAAGTAATTGTATTAACATATGACATATCAGCAGATGACTTCACAAGGGCAGGTGAAGCCAGCAGCGATGTGAAACGAAAACTGAAACAGATGGGCGTGAGCCCTGATGCCATCCGAAAGGTGGCCATAGCTATGTACGAAGGGGAAATCAACATGGTAATCCACGCCAAGGGGGGCGTCATTACCGTGGAGATTACGACGGAGAAAATTAAAATGATACTGGCCGACGTGGGTCCGGGTATACCGGATGTGAAGCTTGCCATGCAGGCAGGTTATTCCACCGCGCCGGATGAAATCCGTTCCCTGGGCTTTGGGGCAGGCATGGGACTGCCAAATATGAAGAAGTACTCGGATTCCATGGATATTGACACCAGAATCGGTGAGGGGACCACCATCACCATGGTGGTGAATCTGTAG
- a CDS encoding HAD family hydrolase, with protein MIIIEIPGREPLRIDHVVLDYNGTVAVDGLLLKGAGERISRLREHVKVHVLTADTYGTVTRQCEPLGVEVRTFPREGAAGCKEEIVRGLEGGVACLGNGFNDIQMFDAARLSIAVLEREGMCAALLGHATVVVRSIEDGLDLLLKPDRLRATLRS; from the coding sequence GTGATTATAATAGAGATACCCGGGCGGGAGCCCCTCAGGATTGACCATGTGGTCTTGGATTACAACGGTACAGTGGCTGTGGACGGACTGCTGTTAAAGGGAGCCGGGGAACGGATTTCCCGGCTCAGGGAGCATGTAAAGGTGCATGTGCTCACTGCCGATACCTACGGCACGGTGACCCGCCAGTGTGAACCTCTGGGCGTGGAGGTAAGGACCTTTCCGCGGGAGGGTGCTGCCGGCTGCAAGGAGGAAATCGTAAGGGGGCTTGAGGGCGGCGTGGCCTGTCTTGGCAATGGCTTTAATGATATACAGATGTTTGACGCGGCCCGGCTGTCCATAGCGGTACTGGAGCGGGAAGGCATGTGCGCTGCCCTGTTAGGCCATGCAACTGTGGTGGTTCGCTCCATTGAGGACGGGCTGGACCTGCTTCTGAAGCCGGACCGGCTGCGGGCGACGCTGAGAAGCTGA
- a CDS encoding sensor histidine kinase: MMTEISLNVLDVSENSTRAGASLVTILVTADTSADKLTIVIADNGCGMTPEQTAHVTDPFFTTRTTRKVGLGIPFFKYAAESTGGSFHIESEPGKGTTVTAVFGLSHIDRMPLGDMNATIHNLIVYHPDTDFLYTYTYNDASFTLDTREMREILGGIPLNTPEVSAYIMEYLKENQQETDGGALI; the protein is encoded by the coding sequence ATGATGACAGAGATTTCCCTGAATGTATTGGATGTATCGGAGAATTCCACCCGGGCAGGCGCCTCGCTTGTGACCATCCTGGTGACCGCTGATACAAGCGCTGACAAGCTGACCATTGTCATAGCCGACAACGGATGCGGGATGACGCCTGAACAGACAGCCCATGTAACGGACCCTTTCTTTACCACCAGGACCACCAGGAAGGTAGGGCTTGGGATTCCATTTTTCAAATATGCCGCGGAAAGCACCGGCGGCAGCTTCCATATTGAGTCGGAACCAGGTAAGGGAACCACCGTAACAGCAGTCTTTGGACTGTCCCATATCGACAGGATGCCTTTGGGCGACATGAACGCCACCATACACAACTTGATTGTGTACCATCCAGATACGGATTTTCTTTATACCTATACATACAACGATGCATCATTCACCCTGGATACCAGGGAAATGAGGGAGATTCTGGGAGGAATCCCGCTCAACACCCCCGAAGTGTCCGCTTACATAATGGAATATCTGAAAGAGAATCAACAGGAAACTGACGGAGGTGCCCTGATTTAA